One region of Populus trichocarpa isolate Nisqually-1 chromosome 4, P.trichocarpa_v4.1, whole genome shotgun sequence genomic DNA includes:
- the LOC7476370 gene encoding serine/threonine-protein kinase-like protein ACR4: protein MKPSQEIAYYFMLSLLAAFVVILCLVLIFFCRKKPVESEESLPAARISAQWYPSTDIDAATDGFNHRRIIGTGRLGTVYAAVLPSDQKPVAVKRIHPSLVLSNACFGFSSMVKTLSMAQHPNVVPILGFSQAPGERIIVMEFVSAVSLNYYLHENSDGASSVLDWSWRLRIAAGAARGLEYLHGGMAPNIVHGCFKASNVLLDDKLCARVSDYGLSSLVANEKRGLVGYVDDEFWSNGRGEACKESDVYGFGVVLLELLTGRRAEEGLLVRWALPLIKEMRLSELLDLRLAKPSDTRAIIRLAKVASACVNNSRKSRPTMFQVATILSNLEIEGCV, encoded by the coding sequence ATGAAACCCAGCCAGGAAATTgcttattattttatgttgtcTCTTCTTGCAGCATTTGTTGTTATTCTTTGTTTAGtcctcatatttttttgtagaaaGAAACCTGTAGAATCGGAAGAAAGCCTTCCAGCTGCCAGGATTTCTGCACAGTGGTATCCATCAACAGATATCGACGCTGCCACAGACGGGTTTAATCATCGGAGAATTATTGGTACCGGTCGTTTAGGTACTGTGTATGCAGCTGTATTACCAAGTGATCAGAAGCCAGTTGCTGTTAAGAGAATACACCCTTCCCTTGTTCTGAGCAATGCTTGTTTTGGGTTCTCTTCAATGGTCAAAACACTCTCTATGGCTCAGCATCCTAACGTAGTCCCTATATTAGGATTTTCACAGGCTCCTGGCGAGAGAATCATCGTGATGGAATTTGTTAGTGCGGTgagtttgaattattatttgcaTGAAAACTCTGATGGGGCGTCATCAGTATTGGATTGGAGCTGGCGTTTAAGGATCGCGGCCGGGGCGGCTAGAGGACTCGAATACTTGCATGGAGGGATGGCACCAAACATTGTTCATGGATGTTTTAAGGCATCAAATGTTTTATTAGATGACAAGTTGTGTGCTAGAGTTAGTGATTATGGGTTATCTTCTTTGGTAGCAAATGAAAAGAGGGGACTTGTGGGGTATGTGGATGATGAGTTTTGGAGTAATGGAAGGGGAGAAGCTTGCAAGGAAAGTGATGTTTATGGGTTTGGTGTGGTTTTGTTGGAGCTTTTGACTGGAAGAAGAGCTGAGGAAGGGTTACTTGTTAGATGGGCATTGCCTTTGATTAAAGAAATGAGGCTTAGTGAGCTATTGGATCTTAGACTTGCGAAGCCTTCTGATACGAGGGCAATTATTAGATTGGCTAAGGTTGCCTCAGCTTGTGTTAACAATTCTAGGAAGAGCAGGCCTACCATGTTTCAAGTAGCTACAATTTTAAGTAACTTGGAGATTGAGGGATGTGTTTGA
- the LOC18097491 gene encoding NAC domain-containing protein 73 — translation MTWCNNNSEDERVIQLVTSNPKEDTFVAAKTEEIRRITCPSCGHNFEIQDQGGIIHDLPGLPAGVKFDPTDQEILEHLEAKVLSDRRKLHPLIDEFIPTIEGENGICYSHPEKLPGVSNDGQIRHFFHRPSKAYTTGTRKRRKVHTDDDGSETRWHKTGKTRPVFAGGTVKGFKKILVLYTNYGRQRKPEKTNWVMHQYHLGNNEEEKDGELVVSKVFYQTQPRQCSSSIKDSIDNKSTNQSGDHIDNIHPLAKNSTGLLDQFYNRAYISYDHGNHSSEIPPQFLPNLVVQGDGSSYIRLAAETSKGKLQRKQ, via the exons atgACATGGTGCAATAATAACTCAGAAGATGAACGAGTCATTCAATTAGTCACAAGTAACCCGAAAGAAGATACTTTTGTCGCtgcaaaaacagaagaaattcGAAGGATAACTTGCCCTTCATGTGGCcataattttgaaattcaagaTCAG ggtGGTATAATTCATGATTTGCCGGGACTACCAGCGGGAGTGAAGTTTGATCCGACGGACCAAGAAATACTTGAACATTTAGAAGCAAAGGTGTTATCAGATAGGCGTAAACTTCATCCTCTAATTGATGAATTTATCCCAACAATAGAGGGGGAGAATGGAATTTGCTACTCTCATCCTGAGAAGCTACCAG GAGTAAGCAATGATGGCCAAATCCGCCACTTCTTTCATCGACCATCAAAGGCATACACAACCGGAACTAGAAAACGCAGAAAGGTGCACACTGATGACGATGGAAGTGAAACCAGATGGCACAAAACAGGCAAGACCAGGCCAGTTTTTGCTGGCGGGACAGTGAAGGGATTCAAAAAAATTCTGGTGCTTTACACCAATTATGGTAGGCAAAGGAAACCTGAAAAGACAAACTGGGTAATGCACCAATACCATCTTGGAAACAACGAAGAAGAGAAAGATGGAGAGTTAGTGGTTTCAAAAGTTTTCTATCAAACTCAGCCTAGACAATGTAGTTCAAGCATTAAGGATTCAATTGACAATAAATCGACAAATCAAAGTGGTGATCATATTGATAATATTCACCCCCTAGCCAAGAACAGTACAGGCCTCCTTGATCAGTTCTATAATCGAGCTTATATTTCTTATGATCATGGGAATCATAGCAGTGAAATCCCACCTCAATTTCTCCCCAATTTGGTTGTTCAGGGTGACGGGTCTTCCTATATTAGGTTAGCTGCAGAGACAAGCAAAGGAAAGCTTCAGAGAAAGCAGTGA
- the LOC7470250 gene encoding uncharacterized protein LOC7470250 yields the protein MFKIFRGRDTTADSSPQSSYSPSSSSSLSPSPSSPPVTGPARPIRLVYYDEKGKFRMDSEAVAALQLVKEPIGVVSVCGRSRQGKSFILNQLLGRSSGFQVASTHRPCTKGLWLWSAPLKRTALDGTEYNLLLLDSEGIDAFDQTGTYSTQIFSLAVLLSSMFIYNQMGGIDEAALDRLSLVTQMTKHIRVRASGGRSSASELGQFSPIFVWLLRDFYLDLVEDNKRITPRDYLELALRPVQGSGKDIAAKNEIRDSIRALFPDRECFPLVRPLNNENDLQRMDQISLDKLRPEFRAGLDALTKFVFERTRPKQVGATVMTGPILVGITESYLEALNNGAVPTISSSWQSVEEAECRRAYDTATEIYMSSFDRSKPPEEVFLRESHDEAVQKSLAAFNAAAVGIGSARKKYEGLLQKFFRRALEDYKRNAFMEADLRCSNAIQNMEKRLRAACHASDANIDNIVKVLDGLLSEYETSCHGPGKWQKLAMFLQQSLEGSILDLAKRLNDKIGSEKSSLMLRCHSMEDKMALLHKQLEASEKDKSEYMKRYDEAINEKKKLADDYMRRINDLQSNRGSLDERCSSLVKALESAKQETSNWKRKHDQVLSKQKADEEQAASEIAILKSRSSASEARLAAAHEQTRSAEEDAAEWKRKYDIAVRETKAALEKAANVQERTNKETQLREDALREEFSSHLVVKEDEIKEKNRRIEYAEQCLTALNLELKAAESKMKSYGTEISSLKLEIKELVEKLETANTKAQSYDKEARILEQEKIHLEQRYQSEFERFAEVQERCNHAEKECKRATELADKARADAVSAQKEKNEFQKLAMERLAQIERAQRHIESLDRQKNNLAGELERVRVSELDAVSKVSLLEARVEEREKEIESLLKSNNEERASTVKALQDLLEDERKAHSVANKRAEDFSLQLEVARAKLDALQQEFTSVRLNESALDNKLKAASHGKRFRTDNVEMGGGSVQDAVTNDRRVNKRSRSTTSPVMFTQPEDGGSVFKGDDDDNQSQQTGQEDYKKFTAQKLRQELTKHNFGAELLQLRNNNKKDVLALYEKCVLRKS from the exons ATGTTCAAAATCTTTAGAGGAAGAGATACCACCGCCGACTCCTCACCGCAGTCATCCTACTCGCCTTCGTCTTCGTCCTCCTTGTCGCCGTCCCCGTCGTCTCCTCCTGTCACCGGACCGGCGAGGCCGATCCGACTTGTTTACTATGATGAGAAAGGGAAGTTCCGGATGGATTCAGAAGCGGTGGCTGCTCTCCAGCTTGTTAAGGAACCAATCGGTGTTGTTTCGGTTTGCGGTCGCTCTCGACAGGGAAAAAGCTTTATTTTGAATCAG CTTCTTGGCAGGAGTAGTGGATTTCAAGTAGCTTCCACTCATCGGCCATGTACCAAAGGACTTTGGTTATGGAGTGCGCCTTTAAAGAGAACTGCTCTTGATGGAACTGAGTACAATCTTTTACTGTTAGATAGTGAAGGCATAGATGCCTTTGATCAAACG GGGACATACAGCACTCAGATATTCTCCTTAGCTGTCCTACTATCCAGTATGTTCATTTACAATCAG ATGGGTGGTATAGATGAAGCAGCACTTGATCGACTCTCTCTTGTCACTCAAATGACCAAACATATTCGTGTCAGAGCTTCTGGAGGAAGGAGTTCAGCTTCTGAACTTGGACAGTTCTCCCCAATCTTTGTTTGGCTTCTAAGG GATTTTTATCTAGATTTAGTAGAGGATAACAAGAGAATAACACCCCGTGACTATCTAGAGCTTGCTCTAAGACCAGTTCAGGGAAGTGGAAAAGATATAGCTGCTAAGAACGAG ATTCGGGACTCTATTAGAGCTCTATTTCCAGACAGAGAATGCTTCCCCCTTGTGCGGCCTTTGAACAATGAAAATGATCTCCAGCGTATGGATCAAATATCG TTAGATAAACTAAGGCCTGAATTTAGAGCTGGGCTGGATGCATTgacaaaatttgtttttgagagAACAAGGCCCAAGCAAGTTGGCGCTACTGTAATGACAGGCCCAATCCTTGTTGGTATTACAGAATCTTACCTGGAGGCTCTCAATAATGGTGCTGTCCCAACAATATCTTCTTCATGGCAG AGTGTTGAAGAAGCTGAGTGTAGGCGAGCATATGACACTGCTACAGAAATTTATATGTCGAGTTTTGACCGTTCGAAGCCACCTGAGGAA GTTTTTTTGAGAGAATCACATGATGAAGCGGTTCAAAAATCACTGGCTGCATTTAATGCTGCCGCTGTGGGGATTGGTTCAGCAAGGAAGAAGTACGAAGGGCTTCTCCAGAAATTCTTCAGAAGAGCATTAGAG GATTACAAGAGGAATGCTTTTATGGAGGCAGACTTGAGATGTTCAAATGCTATACAAAACATGGAAAAGAGACTGAGAGCAGCCTGTCACGCTTCTGATGCCAACATAGATAACATTGTGAAA GTCCTTGATGGTCTTCTATCTGAATATGAGACATCTTGTCATGGCCCAGGGAAATGGCAGAAATTAGCAATGTTCCTACAACAAAG TTTGGAAGGTTCAATACTTGACCTTGCAAAGCGGCTTAATGATAAAATTGGATCCGAGAAGAGTTCTCTTATGCTGAGATGTCACTCAATGGAGGATAAAATGGCATTACTTCACAAGCAGCTAGAAGCTAGTGAGAAAGACAAGTCTGAATATATGAAGCGCTATGATGAAGCTattaatgaaaagaagaagcttGCTGATGACTATATGAGGCGCATAAATGATTTACAAAGTAATCGCGGCTCATTGGATGAGAGGTGTTCTAGCTTAGTGAAAGCATTGGAATCTGCCAAGCAAGAAACATcgaattggaaaagaaaacatgatcAAGTGTTATCAAAGCAGAAAGCTGATGAAGAGCAGGCAGCTTCAGAGATTGCAATACTCAAGTCACGGAGCAGTGCTTCTGAAGCAAGGTTGGCTGCAGCTCATGAACAAACAAGGTCAGCTGAAGAAGATGCAGCAGAGTGGAAACGGAAGTATGACATTGCTGTAAGAGAGACAAAAGCTGCTCTAGAGAAGGCGGCAAATGTGCAAGAAAGAACTAATAAAGAAACACAACTGAGGGAAGATGCACTGCGGGAAGAATTTTCTAGCCATTTGGTTGTTAAG GAAGatgaaataaaggaaaagaacaGGAGAATTGAGTATGCGGAGCAGTGTTTGACTGCTTTAAATTTGGAGCTAAAG GCTGCTGAGTCAAAAATGAAGAGTTATGGCACTGAAATATCATCCCTGAAGCTTGAAATTAAAGAGTTGGTTGAGAAGCTAGAGACTGCAAATACTAAGGCCCAATCTTATGACAAAGAAGCTAGGATTCTGGAACAAGAGAAGATCCATCTGGAGCAAAGGTATCAATCTGAGTTTGAGAGGTTTGCAGAAGTCCAGGAAAGGTGTAATCATGCTGAAAAAGAATGTAAGAGGGCTACGGAATTAGCTGATAAAGCAAGAGCTGATGCAGTATCTgctcaaaaggaaaaaaatgagtttcagaaATTGGCAATGGAAAGATTAGCCCAAATTGAGAGGGCTCAGAGGCATATTGAAAGTTTGGACAGACAGAAAAATAATTTGGCTGGTGAACTTGAAAGAGTTCGTGTGTCGGAGTTGGATGCTGTCTCGAAAGTTTCATTACTAGAAGCTAGAGTAGAAGAAAGGGAGAAAGAAATAGAGTCACTTTTGAAATCAAACAATGAGGAGAGGGCTAGCACAGTTAAAGCACTTCAAGATCTTCTGGAAGATGAACGTAAAGCCCACAGTGTTGCAAATAAGAGAGCCGAAGACTTCTCTCTTCAGTTGGAAGTGGCACGGGCTAAACTCGATGCCCTTCAACAGGAGTTTACTTCAGTTCGTCTGAATGAATCAGCATTGGATAATAAGCTTAAGGCTGCTTCCCATGGCAAACGATTTAGAACTGATAATGTTGAAATGGGTGGAGGATCTGTTCAAGACGCTGTCACAAATGACAGGAGAGTAAATAAGAGGTCTAGGAGTACAACCAGCCCTGTAATGTTTACACAGCCAGAAGATGGTGGTTCAGTGTTTAAGggggatgatgatgataatcaGAGTCAGCAAACTGGCCAGGAAGATTATAAAAAGTTTACTGCTCAGAAGCTAAGGCAGGAACtcacaaaacacaattttggtGCCGAGCTCCTTCAGTTGcgaaacaacaacaagaaagaCGTCCTTGCTTTATATGAGAAATGTGTTCTTCGGAAGTCATGA
- the LOC7470249 gene encoding NAC domain-containing protein JA2L, protein MERMNMSSPELPPGFRFHPTDQELIIHYLKKKVSSSSYPEVSIIADVDIYKFNPWDLPGKALFGENEWFFFSPRDRKYPNGVRPNRAAGSGYWKATGTDKPILTSNGSQCLGVKKALVFYKGRPPKGTKTSWLMLEYRLLDDTHHLHRLRGSMRLDDWVLCRVRQKSNTQQNGESLCSSFGSFSPFISFGCLQGQEMFKKSNTLKDYYYDLQPCLLAPPESKEADEQELVEFQEVSLGYPISGVDSNSQPTMVSTVKERLEYIKKILSIGAFEELVPATPKKRLHVSSSNKAENECLFEETPSPPKKRLHISSSNNATSESIFEVSSPTVSASSQRSFQSS, encoded by the exons ATGGAGAGAATGAACATGTCCAGTCCTGAGCTCCCTCCAGGATTCAGGTTTCATCCAACAGACCAGGAGCTTATCATCCATTATCTGAAGAAGAAGGTCTCATCTTCTTCATATCCGGAAGTTTCTATAATAGCAGACGTGGATATCTACAAGTTCAATCCATGGGACCTTCCAG GAAAAGCCTTGTTTGGGGAGAATGAATGGTTTTTCTTCAGTCCTAGAGATAGGAAATATCCCAATGGTGTCCGTCCAAACAGAGCAGCAGGATCAGGTTACTGGAAAGCAACAGGAACCGATAAACCAATCCTCACCTCCAACGGATCACAGTGCCTTGGCGTGAAGAAAGCTCTAGTATTTTACAAGGGCCGGCCTCCAAAAGGCACGAAAACAAGTTGGTTGATGCTTGAGTACCGGCTTCTTGATGATACCCATCATCTGCATAGGCTCAGGGGGTCGATGCGA TTGGATGATTGGGTTTTATGCCGAGTTCGCCAGAAAAGTAACACGCAACAAAATGGAGAGAGTCTTTGCAGCAGTTTTGGCAGCTTCTCTCCATTTATTAGCTTCGGGTGCTTACAAGGTCAAGAAATGTTCAAGAAGAGCAATACCCTTAAAGACTATTATTATGATCTTCAGCCCTGTCTTCTGGCTCCTCCAGAAAGTAAAGAGGCAGATGAGCAAGAACTAGTTGAGTTCCAAGAAGTATCTCTAGGATACCCGATCTCAGGCGTGGAttcaaattctcaaccaacaaTGGTCTCCACCGTCAAAGAGAGACTTGAATATATCAAGAAGATACTCTCCATCGGAGCTTTTGAAGAACTAGTGCCAGCAACTCCAAAGAAGAGGCTGCATGTATCCTCTTCGAATAAAGCAGAAAATGAGTGTCTTTTCGAGGAGACACCTTCACCACCGAAAAAGAGGCTGCATATATCCTCTTCAAATAATGCAACAAGTGAAAGCATTTTTGAAGTGTCTTCTCCTACTGTTTCAGCCTCATCTCAGCGGAGCTTTCAGAGCTcttga